TGGGAGTAGCCCTTCGCCATGCGGCTCTCGCCGGCGTGGGAGCCGTCGTCGAGGCCGCTGCCGGCCATCCAGACCGTGCCGAACGCCGCCGCGTCCGTCACCTCTTCGAAGGTCTTGCCGGTGTCGGCCGCGGCGACCTTGGCCAGCGTCTCGTAAGCCGCGGCGGCCTGCGGCGCGTCGGGCGGCAGCGCGGCGAGCGCGCGGATGGTCGCGTTGGCGAGGGGCGGCTCCAGCCCCGTGACGAACTGGCCGGCCAGGTTGTCGAGGCTGAGCTTGTGCGTCTCGGCCAGATGCAGGATCGCGACGGCGGTGTAGCGCATCGACAACGTGCCGACATGGAAACTGGTCGACGGACGGTTGGGCTTTCCGGTCGTCGCGTCGGCGAGTCCGTAGGCCTTGTCGAAGAGGAGGACGTCGTCCTTCCGGACCAGGATCGCACCGGAGAACCCGGTCGGACGGACGATGGCATCGAAGCGCGCCTCCCCGGCCGGATCGGCGCGCGCCTGCGAGGCAAGAAGCGACAGCACGGCGCCGGACAGCAGCCCGCGCATCGCCGCCACGATCAGGCGTGCTTGTCGAGCGCGGCGGCGATCTGCCGGGTGACCTCGTCGATCGGCGCCATGCCGTCGATGGTCGCGACCTTGCCCTGCTTGCCGTAATACTCCACCAGCGGCGCCGTGTTCTTGTGGTAGACCGCCAGACGGTTCTTCAAGGTCTCCGGATTGTCGTCCGGGCGCGACATGCCCTGCGCGATGCGCTGCTTGACGCGGTCGAGCAGGATCTCGTCGTCGACCTTGAGTTCGATCACCACGTCGATCTTGCGGTGGAACCCGGCCAGCAGCTTGTCGAGCGCTTCGGCTTGCGGGATCGTGCGCGGGAAGCCGTCGAACACCGCGCCCGGCGCGCAATCGGCCATCTTCAGACGCTCGCGGATGATGTCGATCACGACCTCGTCCGACACGAGATCGCCCTTGGCCAGAATGCCCTCGACCTGACGGCCCAGCGGCGAACCGGAGGCGATGGCGGCACGCAGCATGTCACCGGTCGAGAGCTGCGGCAGGCGACGCTTTTCCTGCAGGATCTTGGCTTGCGTGCCTTTGCCGGCGCCCGGAGGCCCGAACAAAACGATATTCAACGGCGACTCCCCCGAAGCTTGGCCTTCTTGATGAGGCCCTCATACTGCTGTGCGATCAGATGGCTCTGGATCTGCGCCACCGTGTCCATGGTGACCGAGACGACGATCAGGATCGAGGTGCCGCCGAGATAGAACGGGACCTGGTAATAGGTCGTGGCGAATTCCGGGATCAGGCAGACCGCGGTCAGGTAGAGCGCACCGATCACCGTGATGCGGGTCAGGACATAGTCGATGTGCTCGGCCGTGCGCTTGCCCGGCCGGATGCCGGGAATGAAGCCGCCATACTTCTTGAGATTCTCCGCCGTCTCCTCCGGGTTGAAGACGATGGAGGTGTAGAAGAACGAGAAGAATATGATCATCAGCGCATAGAGCACCATGTAGGCGGGCTGGCCGCGGCCGATGAAGGCGACGACGGTCTGCAGCCAGTCGGGGATCGAGGCGGCGTTGAAGGTCGCGACCGTGGTCGGGATGATCAGGATCGAAGACGCGAAGATCGGCGGGATGACGCCGGCGACGTTGAGCTTGAGCGGCAGGTGCGAGGATTCGCCGCCATACATCTTGTTGCCGACCTGGCGCTTGGGATACTGGACCAGGAGACGGCGCTGGGCGCGCTCCATGAACACGATGAAGAGGATCAGCGCGACGATGAAGGCGGCGCCGCCGATCAGGGTGACGACCCCGATCTGGTTGGTGCGCACGGCCTCGAAGGCCTGCCAGATGTATTGCGGGAAGCGCGCGACGATGCCCGCGAAGATGATCAGCGAGATGCCGTTGCCGACGCCGCGG
The nucleotide sequence above comes from Rhizomicrobium sp.. Encoded proteins:
- a CDS encoding serine hydrolase domain-containing protein, coding for MRGLLSGAVLSLLASQARADPAGEARFDAIVRPTGFSGAILVRKDDVLLFDKAYGLADATTGKPNRPSTSFHVGTLSMRYTAVAILHLAETHKLSLDNLAGQFVTGLEPPLANATIRALAALPPDAPQAAAAYETLAKVAAADTGKTFEEVTDAAAFGTVWMAGSGLDDGSHAGESRMAKGYSHTEEAPVTADWAALTGAASAFTTTRDELHWLDMVFGDGLLTAQSRAMLAAAPAGYGWSHGARYGGDAWWASGSAPGFASYVMHVPATGLTVIVLGNSDLPVAGLGDALAAEAVAGSGR
- a CDS encoding adenylate kinase produces the protein MNIVLFGPPGAGKGTQAKILQEKRRLPQLSTGDMLRAAIASGSPLGRQVEGILAKGDLVSDEVVIDIIRERLKMADCAPGAVFDGFPRTIPQAEALDKLLAGFHRKIDVVIELKVDDEILLDRVKQRIAQGMSRPDDNPETLKNRLAVYHKNTAPLVEYYGKQGKVATIDGMAPIDEVTRQIAAALDKHA
- the secY gene encoding preprotein translocase subunit SecY — encoded protein: MASAAEQLAANFNFGSFGKATELRQRLLFTLGALIVARLGTYIPMPGIDPAGMKHLMDTQAGGFLDVFNVLAGGAVSRMAIFSLGIMPYISASIIIQLMTTVFPKLEELKKEGEAGRKIINQYTRYGTVGLAMVQAFGIAIGLEHAPGIVINPGLFFEITAVITLTGGTILLMWIGEQITSRGVGNGISLIIFAGIVARFPQYIWQAFEAVRTNQIGVVTLIGGAAFIVALILFIVFMERAQRRLLVQYPKRQVGNKMYGGESSHLPLKLNVAGVIPPIFASSILIIPTTVATFNAASIPDWLQTVVAFIGRGQPAYMVLYALMIIFFSFFYTSIVFNPEETAENLKKYGGFIPGIRPGKRTAEHIDYVLTRITVIGALYLTAVCLIPEFATTYYQVPFYLGGTSILIVVSVTMDTVAQIQSHLIAQQYEGLIKKAKLRGSRR